One region of Mucilaginibacter sp. 14171R-50 genomic DNA includes:
- a CDS encoding phosphatidate cytidylyltransferase: MKKINLFLIALAMVAFSGCSVIGGIFKAGAAVGVIAVIVVILLVIWIISAFRGRS, encoded by the coding sequence ATGAAAAAAATTAACTTATTTTTGATCGCATTGGCAATGGTTGCCTTTAGCGGATGTTCTGTTATCGGCGGTATTTTTAAAGCCGGGGCAGCTGTAGGCGTTATAGCCGTAATTGTAGTGATCCTGTTGGTCATCTGGATAATATCAGCGTTCAGAGGAAGATCATAA
- a CDS encoding ATP-binding cassette domain-containing protein: protein MTLPLINIHNASIKLPEKFLSTNLNFVLHPGQNWALIGKSGSGKSVLLQVIAGNMAISGGNITYGFMDEVHQQMPLTYDLLTFHRFIAFAGAKHHFKTLSNTSEFYYQQRYNSSDAEDSLTVRQYLQSVKVNNHRPPYWTFDKTVASLNLTALCDKQTIKLSNGETKRLMIAAALLKNPIILLLDNPLTGLDTATRKAFNDLLSEVSASGISIIMATSAFEIPDCITNVAMLDNGCVSQSLSKQEYEASEHFTAPKAFVDAGVLGQLLNSPAVTHRYNKIVSMTDVLVKYGDKVILNKINWQINPGERWALLGPNGAGKSTLLSLINGDNPQAYANNITLFDKKRGTGESIWDIKSKIGFVSPELYQYFPTDNSCLQVIESGFYDTLGLFRPSSQTNAHLALNWMKALEIDQYARQLLKNIPASAQRLCLLARALIKAPALLIFDEPCQGLDDHQQQHFKAVVDAICSISNVTLIYVTHYQHEIPDSVDRVLRLDKGLVVGS, encoded by the coding sequence ATGACACTGCCTCTGATCAACATTCATAACGCATCGATAAAACTCCCGGAAAAATTCCTATCCACTAATTTGAATTTTGTGCTGCATCCCGGCCAAAACTGGGCGCTTATAGGTAAAAGCGGCTCGGGTAAAAGTGTGCTGCTGCAGGTTATCGCAGGTAACATGGCCATAAGCGGTGGCAACATTACTTATGGCTTTATGGATGAGGTGCATCAGCAGATGCCACTTACATATGATTTGCTCACGTTTCATCGCTTTATTGCTTTTGCAGGCGCTAAGCACCATTTTAAAACACTATCAAATACTTCCGAATTTTATTACCAGCAACGGTATAATTCGTCCGACGCTGAAGATAGCCTTACCGTACGCCAATACCTGCAATCCGTTAAGGTTAACAACCATCGACCTCCATACTGGACGTTTGATAAAACTGTAGCATCCCTGAATTTAACCGCACTATGCGATAAGCAAACCATTAAACTATCAAACGGCGAAACTAAACGCCTGATGATAGCAGCCGCTTTGCTAAAAAATCCAATTATATTACTATTAGATAATCCGCTAACGGGCCTGGACACAGCAACCCGCAAAGCGTTTAACGATCTGCTAAGCGAGGTATCAGCCTCGGGTATCAGTATCATTATGGCAACATCTGCTTTTGAAATTCCGGATTGTATTACCAATGTGGCCATGTTAGATAATGGCTGCGTGAGCCAAAGCCTGAGCAAACAGGAATATGAAGCAAGCGAGCACTTTACCGCGCCGAAAGCATTCGTCGACGCCGGGGTATTAGGGCAATTGCTTAACAGCCCGGCAGTAACCCATCGTTACAATAAAATAGTAAGCATGACCGATGTTTTAGTTAAGTACGGCGACAAGGTTATCCTGAATAAAATAAACTGGCAAATAAACCCCGGCGAGCGCTGGGCGCTGCTTGGCCCCAACGGTGCGGGTAAATCAACCCTGCTGAGTTTGATAAACGGCGACAACCCACAAGCCTATGCCAATAATATTACACTATTTGATAAAAAGCGCGGCACCGGCGAAAGTATCTGGGACATTAAAAGTAAAATTGGTTTTGTATCGCCTGAGCTTTACCAGTATTTCCCTACCGATAACTCGTGCCTGCAGGTTATTGAGAGTGGCTTTTACGATACATTGGGTTTGTTTAGACCCAGCAGCCAAACCAACGCCCACCTGGCGTTGAACTGGATGAAAGCTTTAGAGATAGACCAATATGCGCGACAGCTATTGAAAAATATCCCCGCCAGCGCACAGCGCCTTTGCCTGCTGGCCCGCGCGCTGATCAAAGCCCCTGCCCTGCTCATATTTGACGAACCCTGCCAGGGACTGGATGATCACCAGCAACAGCATTTTAAGGCCGTGGTTGATGCCATTTGCAGCATAAGCAACGTAACGCTGATATATGTTACACATTACCAGCACGAGATACCTGATAGCGTGGATAGGGTTTTAAGATTGGATAAAGGGTTGGTAGTCGGCAGTTAA
- the mqnC gene encoding cyclic dehypoxanthinyl futalosine synthase, producing MNTAELLQRALAFDFLSIDEGVYLYNNASTADLMYVANELRKIQVPHGKVTWQIDRNVNTTNVCIANCKFCNFFRRPGHEDAYITDIETYKKKIEETFKYGGDQLLLQGGHHPELGLQFYTDLFRQLKQLYPKLKLHSLGPPEIAHVSKLDGMSHYDVLKAMKDAGLDSLPGAGAEILNDRVRRLISKGKCGGQEWLDVMRAAHQLNLPTSATMMFGHIETIEERFEHLVWIREVQSEKPEGHYGFVAFIPWPFQDDGTLLRKVRGITNNVTGDEYIRMIALSRIMLPNIKNIQASWLTVGKQVAQLCLHAGANDFGSIMIEENVVSAAGAPHRFTAKGIQDSIKEAGFEPQLRTQKYDWRDIPAEIEEQVIDY from the coding sequence ATGAATACAGCCGAACTGTTGCAGCGTGCTTTAGCTTTTGATTTTTTGAGCATTGATGAGGGGGTTTACCTTTACAACAATGCCTCAACGGCGGACCTGATGTACGTAGCGAACGAGCTGCGCAAGATACAGGTGCCGCATGGCAAAGTTACCTGGCAGATAGATCGTAACGTAAACACTACCAACGTTTGTATTGCCAACTGCAAGTTCTGTAATTTCTTCCGTCGCCCGGGGCACGAGGATGCTTACATTACCGATATCGAGACCTATAAAAAGAAGATTGAGGAAACCTTTAAGTATGGCGGCGACCAGCTTTTGTTACAAGGCGGCCACCACCCAGAGCTTGGCCTGCAGTTCTATACCGATCTGTTCCGCCAGCTTAAACAGCTCTATCCTAAATTAAAACTGCATTCATTAGGCCCGCCCGAAATTGCCCACGTATCTAAACTGGACGGGATGAGCCATTACGACGTGTTAAAGGCTATGAAAGATGCCGGGCTCGACTCATTACCCGGTGCGGGCGCCGAGATACTGAACGACCGCGTACGCCGCCTGATATCAAAAGGTAAATGCGGCGGCCAGGAATGGCTCGATGTGATGCGCGCGGCGCACCAGCTAAACCTGCCTACCTCGGCCACCATGATGTTTGGCCATATCGAAACCATTGAAGAACGCTTTGAACACCTGGTTTGGATCCGCGAAGTGCAATCAGAAAAACCCGAAGGCCATTATGGCTTCGTGGCCTTTATACCATGGCCATTCCAGGATGATGGCACCCTGTTAAGGAAAGTTCGAGGCATCACCAACAACGTAACAGGCGACGAGTATATACGCATGATTGCCCTGAGCCGCATTATGCTGCCTAATATTAAAAATATCCAGGCATCGTGGCTAACTGTGGGCAAACAGGTAGCCCAGCTTTGCCTGCATGCCGGCGCTAACGATTTCGGGTCTATCATGATCGAGGAGAATGTGGTATCTGCCGCCGGCGCGCCTCACCGCTTCACCGCAAAGGGCATACAGGACTCTATCAAAGAAGCTGGTTTCGAGCCGCAGTTGCGCACCCAAAAATACGACTGGCGTGATATACCGGCCGAGATAGAAGAACAGGTGATAGACTATTAA
- the scpB gene encoding SMC-Scp complex subunit ScpB produces MENIEQYIEALIFASEQGIRTEEIIYCLQASFEHDYTVDEVTEHVNTITQKYLDDAFAIEVVKINNGYQFLTKKKYHAAISLLQLQRSKKKLSQAALETLAIIAYKQPVTKTDVEQIRGVNCDYSIQKLLEKELIAITGKSESVGKPILYGTSSLFMDYFGINSIAELPQLKEITDNSSAIGEQVE; encoded by the coding sequence ATGGAAAACATCGAGCAATACATCGAGGCGCTTATTTTTGCATCTGAACAGGGCATCCGTACCGAGGAAATTATTTATTGCCTGCAAGCATCGTTCGAGCATGACTACACCGTTGATGAGGTTACGGAACACGTAAACACCATCACCCAAAAGTACCTTGATGATGCTTTCGCAATTGAAGTAGTAAAGATCAATAACGGCTATCAATTTCTTACAAAAAAAAAATACCATGCAGCTATCAGCCTGCTTCAATTACAACGTTCAAAAAAGAAACTAAGCCAGGCCGCACTGGAAACGCTGGCTATTATTGCCTATAAACAACCTGTTACCAAAACCGATGTGGAGCAAATACGCGGTGTAAACTGCGATTACTCGATACAAAAACTGCTGGAAAAGGAACTGATAGCCATAACAGGGAAGTCGGAAAGTGTGGGTAAGCCGATATTATACGGCACCAGCAGCCTTTTTATGGATTATTTCGGCATAAACAGTATTGCTGAACTTCCACAGTTAAAGGAGATTACCGACAATAGTTCGGCTATTGGTGAGCAAGTTGAATAA
- a CDS encoding GNAT family N-acetyltransferase, protein MILTEVKSKADKKAFLDVARIIYKDDHNWVCPLDNDIEAVFDPLKNNFHSHGKATRWILKNDKGELIGRIAAFINDNKAYQYPQATGGCGFFECIDDRQAAFLLFDTAKSWLVQNGMQAMDGPINFGENDNFWGLLVEGFTPPSYGMNYNPPYYQQLFSEYGFTTLYEQITNHLDVHKPFSERFTRIANWVMQKPGYTFAHFNASEINKFAADFIEIYNDAWQGFDNFAPITQATILESFEKMKAIMDEKLIWFAYVDNEPASFLVILPDANQMIKSLNGKLNLWGKLIFLYRKWRGVSRMRAIVMGTKQKFQKHGLESCLFIKLKEYVLPLKQYDELELSWVGDFNDKMLAIHAAVGAVFGKKHLTMRYIF, encoded by the coding sequence ATGATACTTACCGAAGTAAAAAGCAAGGCTGATAAAAAAGCTTTTTTGGATGTTGCGCGCATTATCTACAAGGATGATCATAATTGGGTTTGCCCGTTGGATAACGATATCGAAGCGGTTTTTGATCCGTTGAAGAACAATTTCCATAGCCATGGCAAAGCAACCCGGTGGATATTAAAAAACGATAAGGGCGAGCTGATTGGCCGGATAGCTGCCTTTATTAACGATAATAAAGCTTACCAATATCCACAAGCTACCGGGGGCTGCGGTTTTTTTGAATGTATTGATGACAGGCAAGCCGCGTTTTTGTTATTTGATACGGCTAAAAGCTGGCTTGTGCAAAATGGCATGCAGGCAATGGACGGCCCGATAAATTTCGGCGAGAACGACAATTTCTGGGGTTTGCTTGTTGAAGGCTTTACGCCCCCTTCCTACGGGATGAATTACAACCCACCTTATTACCAACAGCTGTTTTCAGAATATGGTTTTACAACGCTGTATGAGCAAATAACAAATCATTTAGATGTGCACAAGCCTTTTTCAGAACGGTTTACCAGGATAGCCAATTGGGTTATGCAAAAACCAGGCTATACCTTTGCACATTTTAATGCGTCTGAAATAAATAAATTTGCTGCTGATTTTATCGAGATCTATAACGATGCCTGGCAGGGCTTTGATAACTTTGCGCCCATAACCCAGGCCACTATATTGGAAAGCTTCGAAAAGATGAAGGCCATTATGGATGAGAAACTGATATGGTTTGCATATGTAGATAACGAACCGGCGTCGTTCCTGGTGATACTGCCAGATGCAAACCAAATGATAAAGTCGCTTAATGGCAAACTTAACCTGTGGGGCAAGCTGATTTTTTTATACCGCAAATGGCGGGGCGTATCGCGTATGCGCGCCATTGTAATGGGCACCAAACAAAAGTTTCAAAAGCACGGGTTAGAGTCGTGCCTGTTCATTAAACTAAAAGAATATGTATTGCCACTAAAGCAATACGATGAGTTGGAACTATCGTGGGTTGGCGATTTTAACGATAAAATGCTCGCCATACATGCTGCCGTTGGCGCGGTATTTGGCAAAAAGCACTTAACAATGCGGTATATATTTTAA
- a CDS encoding helix-turn-helix domain-containing protein produces MKTLGKKIRLLRHQKGWSQEEVAKRLDISIPAFSKIETGITDINLSRLEQIAVLFEMSVVQLLTYNEVEQDQKIATELENVNKKLMDRETEVIDLQKKVIELFEELRHKKIANA; encoded by the coding sequence ATGAAGACACTTGGAAAAAAGATCCGGTTATTGCGCCATCAAAAAGGATGGAGCCAGGAAGAAGTTGCTAAACGCTTAGACATTTCTATCCCTGCTTTTTCTAAAATTGAAACCGGTATTACCGATATCAACCTTTCGCGCCTTGAGCAGATAGCGGTTTTGTTCGAAATGTCGGTAGTTCAGCTGCTTACCTATAACGAGGTTGAGCAAGACCAGAAGATAGCCACCGAGCTTGAAAATGTGAACAAGAAGCTGATGGACCGTGAAACTGAAGTTATTGACCTGCAGAAGAAGGTTATTGAGCTCTTTGAAGAGCTACGTCATAAAAAAATAGCCAACGCGTAA